Within Topomyia yanbarensis strain Yona2022 chromosome 2, ASM3024719v1, whole genome shotgun sequence, the genomic segment ACTGGAAAGCGGAGGTCTCTAGCGGACCTCCGCTAGTACCGAAGCACCGTCGTAAACGAGCTACAGCCCGCCATTCGTCGACATCGCGTTGTCCCTTATAGGAAGAACGCATATCTTGGTAATTCCTCGTTTGTAGATTCCGTCCTGGGTGCGAACATTAACGACACGTATGTTGTTATCTGGTCCTCTAACGATATCGGTGACACGGCCAAGATGCCATCTGAGTGGTGGTAAACGTTCGTCCATCAGGAGTACCATGGTTCCAACTGCAATGTTATCCCGTTGTCTCGTCCATTTGGTCCGATTGTGTAAATCAGATAAGTAGAGTGTTGTCCATTTCTCCCACAGCATCTGAACATAGTGTTGAGCCCTTTGCCAGGAAGATAACCGATTTGTGGGCACACTGTCTAAATTAGGCTCTGCTATGGCAGTCAACGGACGTTGTACAAGAAAATGCCCTGGAGTCAAGGCTTCAAAGTCGTTCGGGTCGTTACTTATTGGTGTAATCGGTCTAGAGTTCAAAACTGCTTCTACTTGTGTTATAACAGTTTGAAACTCGTCGAATTGTAGTGTCCGTGGTCCGACTGTCTTCTTCAATGCAGTTTTGAAGCTCTTTACGGCAGCTTCCCATAGCCCACCAAAGTTGGGCGTTCTAGCAGGGATGAACTTAAATTCAATCCGTTCTACGGCTGTGTCTCTCGTTATCACGTGTTGAAACTGTTGACCTTCAAAGAGCCTTCGTAGTTCATCTAGCTCTCGATTGGCTCCCACAAAGTTTTTCGCGTTGTCACACATGATGACTGTTGGATGCCCTCGCCGGGCTACAAAGCGCTTAAGCGCTGCTAAGAACGCTTCTGTAGTCAAATCTTGCACCAGTTCTAGATGTACCGCTTTTGTGACTAGGCAGACGAATATGGACACGAAACACTTCTTAGGGCTGCTCCGACGATTAGCATAGGAGAATAAAAACGGTCCACAGTAGTCCACACCGACATGAAGAAAAGGTGGTGCTGGTGTTACTCTTTCTGCTGGTAGGTCCGCCATTAACTGATCTAGAGGTCGTGGCCTTGCGCGAAAGCACGAGATGCAGCCATGTATCAATTTCCGAGCTAAATCCCGAATTCGCGTTGGCCAGTATCGTTCTCTAACGCGCGCAATGAGTAGCTGTTGTCCAGCATGGTATAGCTTCGTGTGATAGTGGGCGAGTATCAACATTGCAAGAGGATGATTGTGGTGAATTATCATCGGATGTTTTCTACTATCTGACACAGGCGCATCCCTCAGCCGGCCGCCAACACGCATGATGCCGTCTACTAACCTTGGACGTAACGAACAGATTTTTGATGACTCCCGAACCTCATCATTTCTTGCCAAATCGAGCAGTTCCTGGCTGAAGCTTTCTCGCTGGGACAGTTGGACTAAATGAATAACAGCCTTATCATACTCCTCTGTACTGATCAGTCCAATCATTCTACTGCCTCTGTTGATTTCTGTCGCATTATATCGGAACCGACGAATGAGTGCAACTATGCGAATGAGTTTTGGGAACGATGAATATAAGGAAAATATTTCGCTTGGAGGTTGTGCTTGCAGAGCTAATGACACCACACTACGTTCTTCTAAAACGGCTGATTCGAACTGTTCGAAGTTGACATCATCGTTCATAGGCCACGTAGGAGTTTCTTGACGCATCCATAGCGGACCATCGAACCAGATTGCCTGATACTGGAGCTGCGCCGGAGTCATTCCACGGGATAAAATATCTGCTGGGTTTTCAGTACCAGGTACATGATGCCAAACGCCGCATCTTGTGATATGCTGTATTTCAGACACCCTGTTCCCAACGAAGGCTTGCCAACGTGATGGCGACGAAGCTAACCAGCACTGGACAATTTTGGAATCTGTCCAGAAATGTGGCATCGTAGTAGTTGGGATGTTGCTTCTGAACCTTTGGAATAGATGACTGAGTAACAGCGCCGATGACAGTTCCAGTCGAGCTATTGATTGCTTACGTTTGTTTCGCTTTGGTTCATCGAGTGGAGCAACTCTTGACTTTGACATTAGCAGGCGTACCGCAACAGATCCGTCGGAGGAGACGCAACGAAGGTAAAGGCATGCTCCATACGCCCTTTCCGAAGCATCACAAAAGCCGTGCAGTTCGACACTTACACAATCGTGGCATGGTCCAACCCATCGTGGCACAGTCAGGGAATCGAGAGCGATCAGGTTTCGCCTATATTCTTGCCAAAAGTCTTGGAATTCCTCCATAAGTGGTTCATCCCATTTGCAATTTAGCTTCCACAGCGTTTGGATAAATATTTTGGCTTGAACTATAACAGGACCGACAAGTCCAAGCGGATCGAAGAGTTTAGATGCGTCGGACAAAATAACTCGCTTGGTAACGATGGCCGCTGTGTTCCACCTCGGAACTTCGAAGCGGAAACAGTCTGTGCATGGTTCCCACGCAAGCCCCAAAGTTTTTACAGTGGATGTGGATGAATCTAATTCGAGAATATCTCTATGATCTCGGAGGCCTGCTGGAAGATCTGCCAAGATCTCTTGACAATTCGAATTCCATTTTCGAAGAATAAATCCTGCGCTGTCTAGCAAGTTGTTCATTTCCCTTATCAAGCTCCTTCCTTCCTTCACGCTACTAACACCGGTGATCATGTCATCCACATAAAAATCCTTTTTAAGAACCTTAGCAGCTACAGGATGTGATTTGTCTCCGTCCTCTGCCAGCCTTTGCAAACAGCGAGTGGCAAGATATGGTGCTGCTGAGGTCCCGTACGTAACGGTTGTCAATTCAAATGTTTGAATTGGATCATTTTCTGATTCTCTCCAGATGATGCGTTGCAATCCTTGATCAGATTGTTGTACATTAATCATGCGATACATCTTGGCTATGTCAGCTACGAGTGCCAAACGATGCATCCGGAAACGAATTATGATTGACATCAGGTCATCTTGGACAACAGGACCAACCATTAAACCGTCATTGAGTGCGATTCCAGTGGATGTCCGAGAAGAGGCGTCGAAAACGACACGTAATTTAGTCGTCGTGCTGTCCGGTTTTAATACGGCATGGTGTGGCAGATAATAAACTGGTCCGGGTGCCACGGCTTGATCGTCAACCTTTCGCATGTGACCCATGTACTGGTACTCCCGAATAAACTCACAGTACAAGGTCTTCATTTCAGGATTCGTTGCGAACCGCCTCTCTAAACTCATGAAGCGGCGAAGTGCTGAAGCTTTAGAGTCACCCAGCTTTTGGATGACATAATCTTTTTTCGGCAGGGTCACTACGAAACGCCCTGTATCGTCTCTTGTAGTCGTTTGTTCAAAGATTTCCTCACACCGTGTTTCTTCGATCGAATATGTACTTTTCACTTGACAGGATTCCAATTCCCAAAATTTGGTCACTTGGTCCTGGAGAGCTGTAGTCGAACACAGATATACAGCTGCTGTGGACAAAGCAGATGTCGAATCGGTAAGTCGACCGGAAACGATCCATCCGAAAACAGTATTTTGTAGCGTAGGTCCTTGTTCCCAGAGTTTCCTTTTTCCGTCCAATAACAGATCGAGATAGTACTCTGCACCGATTATCATGTCGATTTCTGCTGCTTTGTTGAAATCCGGATCAGCCAAAATGATTTCGTTCGGTACATTCCACTGATAGATTTCGAAATCTTCGCATGGCAATGGTACGGTTAGTTTTGAAAGAACATTAAATCGTATGTCCTCCTGGAACTCCGAGATTTCGTTTAATCGTGGATTGATCGTTGCACGCACTGCTTGCTTAGAAACACCTCCCGATCCTCCAATTCCTTGGATAGACAAGTAGTCAGAAAACTCCTTCAATTTGAGCTTCCGACAGAAGCTAGTAGTTACAAAACAATATTGggagcacgaatcgagcaatgCTCTGGCCAAAATCGTGTTTCCATACGCATCGCTAACACGCACAAGTGCAGTTGACAGCAGCACTTGACGTGTAATTGACTTATTGGAGGCTTGAAGTGTGACTGTGTGCTTGGTGGAGAAGGGTTGACCAGTGGCAGGCCTTGGGTGAGTGCTATGCGAATGTGGATTGACAACTGTTAAGGTGATGGTGGATGGTGTATTTGTGTTTGTGGGTGTGGGTGTGGCTGTGGCTGTGTTCTGAGTCGGAGTTTGCAACGTCTGCTGATTATTGTCAGTTGGGGGTCGTCTCgacttttgtttttcatttccaCTGTTCGCTGAAGCGTTTGACGGATGAAGCAACGTGTGATGCCTCCTACCGCAATTACGGCACATTCCTCTTGTACAGTTGCGGGCCAGGTGTCCACCtgacaaacagttcacacataAACCATGTTTACGTACCGTATCATAACGTTCTGATACACTCAAATTCTGGAATCGTTTGCATATGAATGCTGAGTGGGACGGTTCTGAACAGAAGCTACAACGTCCAGATGTTGATGGATGGCTCACACCAAACCGTGGCCTTTTGTTATCGGCTATTGGTGGGAGAATGTTATGTCCAACAGATTGGAGAACTGCACAATGATTTCTGAGAAAGGTAATCAAATCTTCATAAGCTGGGACCTCTTTGGAATTGTGGTGTGTTTCCCATAATCTAAGAGTTACAGGATCCAACCTCGCGCAGAGCATGTGAACAAGGATAGTACTCCAGCCAGCTGTCTCTTGTCCCAGTTTTTCGAGCATTTGCAGATTCTTATCAAATTCACTTAGAACGTGGTTTAGGGATTCGAAATTCTCTCTCTTCATAACAGCAACTCCAAAGAGTGCTTCTAGGTGCGCCTTGACAATCAATTTAGTATTTTGATAACGTCTTTCTAAAGATGTCCAAGCCACGGTGTAGTTGGCTGCTGTCAGCTCAATGGATGAAATCGCTTGAAGAGCTTCTCCGGAGACAGACGATTGCAAGTACGTAAACCTGTCCATGTCTGTAAGCTTCTCGTTCCGATGGATAAGGCTGCGGAAAGCATCTCGAAATGGGACCCAATCTCGAAGTTTACCACAAAAGGTAGGTAATTTAATCTCTGGAAGTTTGATCTTCGAATATGCAGAAACCGAGGCAGTAACAGCGGGAGGGCTGGCGACACTCTCGTCCTTGATACGATGTTTTAGCAGCGATCCCTTGAGTCTGCAATATAAATTCTCCGCATCTCGTAAAATCTCATCGTTCTCTACATCCCTCCTTTCTTCAGCAGCTTCCAATCTCGCCAAACGGTCTGCTTCCTTCTCGTCTAGTTCTGGTTCTTCGTCATCTTCCAATTCATCCatttcagtttctatcaaatttCGCACTTCTTTGAATTCACTAAATGCACTTTCTAGCAACTGCAAACGAACATCAACTTGATCTCTGTCGTCGATTGTATAATGTTCAACAAACTCGGCAATTCCTGTCATAGTGGTTCGCAAGCgtttttcacgtttttggagTGTTCTTAAACTGTTTGCCATCTTCACTTGATCGTCACTAATAACACACTTATCAATGTTGGTTCGTTTGCACTGCTCACCACACCGAGTTTTCACTTAATTCTCTATACACCGTCGCACTGCTAGTTGAATTATTAACCGTAACGAGAACCGCGAGAAGCATTGACTGACCACCCAAATTGACAGCAGCAAGGAGAATCGACCCAAGAACAACACGAGCCAACCAAAAACCCAGCAGAATGTAAGACCGACGACTTCTTTTAACCCACAGGGACCATCTACAGTTGtcaaaaaatagaaattcgcaTGCAACTTAACTTTATTATTCCTCCTTGTAACATCGCCTCTATTTCTCAACCCAAACCACCGGTCTTCCCCACATGCAATTGAGAAGCCACAGACCATGCAATTACCGTACTTTCCTCAAATTTCCGTGGTAACAGCTCACATACACGCCGTCCGATATTCGTCGACCCAGTCCTCGGTTCTCCACATGTGGCAGCAACAGCACTAATTGGGCAGCAACTCAGCGTCCAAAATGGCGATTATTCCGCATGCACTTCGCTTCAACAATGGACTATTGTTCGCGTTCAATCCGCCACGAGGAATATTCACGATACTTGTTCCGAATACCAGTACACGACacatccggctcgaaggaccactTTGTTCATGCAAGTTCTTTGATATGTCCACGTACCGGGAATTTTCTAGCACACGCGGCGGGAGGTGATATCGGCGGAACAAATTACACGCGGCACGATTTAGTGGATATCAAAACTCTTTAATTGTCGAGAAAGAATGTAATGAATATAAATAGGTTAAGAAAGACTCGACTGCTTTCGATAACGTTTTATTACTGACTAACTGCTCTGGTATTTTCTACATCTGTAGGTAGTAAGTTTCAGTGGCACGATCATACGATCGGCAATCAAAAGGCCTTTTTTGCTTATCATCTATATGTGTAACGATAGATAGATAAAGCGCAATGAGAAAGGTATCTTCTTATCATACGGCTGAGCGAGAAAACAACTGATACTGTGTTGTGGAACATATGGTGGTTCTAAAACtactaataattatttttgccgCAACAATCACTTTTTCAcggtttttcttgcttattgttcaaGTTACCGAACTAACAGTGTTTTAATACGGAACGCATTCCCCGcattaaatgaaattgagtgtcaatagaAACACTATCTTCTCGGCTATATTGTCATCAGCTAATAGACATGCTTTTTTTTCTAGCAAGcgtgagtgagatgcctgatgtttaGACTAAGCGTGCTCTAATCTATCACATGATGGATGTGTGTATGATTTTAATTACTTTATTCTGGTCAATATCTAGCAAAAAATGTGAGTTTTGTTAGACGTAATCACTAGCGATAAATGCGCATTTTGGGACATATTTTGTGCTTATTTTCtataaaaaatttatatttttattatataaatcgtttatttgattcggttgaatgcattagctaaatgaagccttgggTCTTCATCATATATTTCCataatgtaaacaatgaaaatgaaaaaacgtTAATAGTTGTCCAACAGAAAACGTACGAGCGGCTAGTGATTGCGTGCGGAGACCTGTTTACTAGGCTGGGAAATCAATGATGgtgctgactgttaattttgagataatagacgcagcttttgccgtcaatattatctaAACGGCAGCcgcaaatttggcaattgtttgtttttaagaAAATGGTATTAGTGACaatggatgtgcaaagatgtaatGTGTATAATGATACCATTGCATTATGTTGTGCACGTGCAGGGTCAGCTGGGACGCTCAAGATTCCACCATTTAATATATGGGAATTACTTCCTAGATGAGTCCTTTAAAATGaatctcattttttttccaaatgtgacgaTTCTAGAGAAAACATTTACATTACAATAACGCGTATATGATTCTGATTACGATTAACTATATTTTGTCGATTAAGAGGGTTAACATGTAAGAACTATATCAATCATCTCCAACTTAGCAAAATACGCCAAAAAGGGGTTTAAAAAACACCTGTTTATTATATACTGCGGCCGCTGCCCGCATTGTTTAGAAACACATTTCGATATTTTGTACAGAGTCAGATTCGAACCTGCGACGTCtaagttgtagtacaaagacGACTACACAGACCTATTTCAATCATGAGGAACTAGGCAATATTTCGTAATCATACTTTGTCTGTAAGTGGAGACGTGTTAATTCTAAAAATCTTCGACATAGGGtattgagcccattttcgccatgtttctattatcaccctacccatttgaagccgttggttagagcagtgtctgccatctttgttcaacgcattgagtcaaatggtagcgcaacaataggggcactcgattcgagttttcgttgtgctcaaacacgaggatttcactgttttcagcgcatttgtgttattatattggttcttaacaacgaagcaaagctgaggatgtcaattttttcgcattccattgattgtaggccgagaaattaatgaattagtgaggcaccctgcttgttatggtgaaaataggcactttaccctatatgcTGCACTGTGAATTGAAACATATGAGATAAGTCGTGAAAGACTTCGAAAAATTCGTGTTAAAATATTTGTGGTGATATGTTAAATCGTATCTAACATTTTGAAATCGTTGTGATGTATATCGAAGTCGTACATAAGTTTGTGTTGTATAATGACTATTCCTACACATAGAAACATATTTGAGAAGCTATAAATCCGACACAGTTTGAAGTACAATAAGATTGAATgtgaacaaaaatatgattttgaTGAATTTGAATGTTTGTAGCTATATCAGTGTAAGTTGTCAGTGCCCTATGACCATTTCCGATCGAACACGATGCAGTTTATATATCAATGCGATTTGACCAAACTGTCgttatcagatcttgtagccgaacattgaCTTTCTCATCGTCCgtatatatgagaatcaacaACTTGACATGAAAAATGACTagtttcgcctgggctaatttgttgaatgACATAAGTACGTAATGCCTGACAGCAAATATTTCATATCATGAATGtttggtcttatgcgaaaagactgGAAGTTGAATGCCTCCATattttggctggagcaccacttctggCTTCTGTAACTCAATCATCCGACAGATCACGTCAGcgagaattaaagtaacagtgtcttctgttcttccgacgagtcacacaatatgaatgGAACTATTTTATCACATTCAGCATAGTGAGTAGATATCGTGAacgctgtcttcggtggttcgaaatagtaatcttcctcaccattccccaatatttttgaagccaaacaagatacaatttgttgcgagtcaccgaaaaacacgTTGATTCttgaatttatttatgaaaaatttcgtgaggggctttagccccctagtcACCGCTCTGGCTACGGGCTTGATCGGTCTTAAGACTGGTCATGAGGATAATTTACCTGTCGCATGTAAGGCGGTATCAGTCACAAAGTTTACGAATCTGTGCAAAGATTGTCTCTGTTTGCTAGTTTGACCTGTATCTTATACTTGTTCGTTTAAGCACCGTGCAATGGCAGATAAATGGAATGGTAGACGGtataaatttttttgcaatttttcgaaaatttgttgtTTGTTTTTGAGAGTTTCTATCCGTAGTAGCCATGCGTGTCAGatgcaaaataaaaagaattcgAATAGTAATTTTTCCctaaaattttatgcatttgcgTGCATGAAGGGTGTTAGTGATGGGTGCGCGACGTTATACATAAAtgcgttaggcataagtacgttaggcatacattcgttaggcataagtacgataggggccgtacactaattacgtaaggcttttttagaacttttcaacctccccctcccccttgataagagttcgtaagattttagTAAACTCCCCCTCCCTCCTACATaagaaatttcagaataactgCTGGTGGATATTTATAAACTCCGATTTGGTCCATATGATCTGCTACGCTTTATT encodes:
- the LOC131680731 gene encoding uncharacterized protein LOC131680731; the encoded protein is MTGIAEFVEHYTIDDRDQVDVRLQLLESAFSEFKEVRNLIETEMDELEDDEEPELDEKEADRLARLEAAEERRDVENDEILRDAENLYCRLKGSLLKHRIKDESVASPPAVTASVSAYSKIKLPEIKLPTFCGGHLARNCTRGMCRNCGRRHHTLLHPSNASANSGNEKQKSRRPPTDNNQQTLQTPTQNTATATPTPTNTNTPSTITLTVVNPHSHSTHPRPATGQPFSTKHTVTLQASNKSITRQVLLSTALVRVSDAYGNTILARALLDSCSQYCFVTTSFCRKLKLKEFSDYLSIQGIGGSGGVSKQAVRATINPRLNEISEFQEDIRFNVLSKLTVPLPCEDFEIYQWNVPNEIILADPDFNKAAEIDMIIGAEYYLDLLLDGKRKLWEQGPTLQNTVFGWIVSGRLTDSTSALSTAAVYLCSTTALQDQVTKFWELESCQVKSTYSIEETRCEEIFEQTTTRDDTGRFVVTLPKKDYVIQKLGDSKASALRRFMSLERRFATNPEMKTLYCEFIREYQYMGHMRKVDDQAVAPGPVYYLPHHAVLKPDSTTTKLRVVFDASSRTSTGIALNDGLMVGPVVQDDLMSIIIRFRMHRLALVADIAKMYRMINVQQSDQGLQRIIWRESENDPIQTFELTTVTYGTSAAPYLATRCLQRLAEDGDKSHPVAAKVLKKDFYVDDMITGVSSVKEGRSLIREMNNLLDSAGFILRKWNSNCQEILADLPAGLRDHRDILELDSSTSTVKTLGLAWEPCTDCFRFEVPRWNTAAIVTKRVILSDASKLFDPLGLVGPVIVQAKIFIQTLWKLNCKWDEPLMEEFQDFWQEYRRNLIALDSLTVPRWVGPCHDCVSVELHGFCDASERAYGACLYLRCVSSDGSVAVRLLMSKSRVAPLDEPKRNKRKQSIARLELSSALLLSHLFQRFRSNIPTTTMPHFWTDSKIVQCWLASSPSRWQAFVGNRVSEIQHITRCGVWHHVPGTENPADILSRGMTPAQLQYQAIWFDGPLWMRQETPTWPMNDDVNFEQFESAVLEERSVVSLALQAQPPSEIFSLYSSFPKLIRIVALIRRFRYNATEINRGSRMIGLISTEEYDKAVIHLVQLSQRESFSQELLDLARNDEVRESSKICSLRPRLVDGIMRVGGRLRDAPVSDSRKHPMIIHHNHPLAMLILAHYHTKLYHAGQQLLIARVRERYWPTRIRDLARKLIHGCISCFRARPRPLDQLMADLPAERVTPAPPFLHVGVDYCGPFLFSYANRRSSPKKCFVSIFVCLVTKAVHLELVQDLTTEAFLAALKRFVARRGHPTVIMCDNAKNFVGANRELDELRRLFEGQQFQHVITRDTAVERIEFKFIPARTPNFGGLWEAAVKSFKTALKKTVGPRTLQFDEFQTVITQVEAVLNSRPITPISNDPNDFEALTPGHFLVQRPLTAIAEPNLDSVPTNRLSSWQRAQHYVQMLWEKWTTLYLSDLHNRTKWTRQRDNIAVGTMVLLMDERLPPLRWHLGRVTDIVRGPDNNIRVVNVRTQDGIYKRGITKICVLPIRDNAMSTNGGL